The following coding sequences lie in one Devosia litorisediminis genomic window:
- a CDS encoding thermonuclease family protein produces the protein MVNEIFPGPDLLNTSLVQLATLAALSSVSTATIACPALDMVAGGTVVEVTDGDTIVLNDGRVVRMIGTQAPKLPLGRDGFDTWPMGPEAKAALEVMVLNKTVQLGYGGEKIDRYDRQLAHVFVDTPDGPTWAQHAMVAMGLARVYSFPDNRQCLDLLFAAEGRARLSGLGIWRDPYYSVRAADAPGDLLTKAGHYELVEGRILHAEHRGGRAYLNFGRIWKQDFTAVIEAPGLKLFKAAGVDPLVLEGAFVRIRGWVDDRDGPRIEITHPEQLEVLATR, from the coding sequence ATGGTGAACGAAATCTTTCCGGGGCCCGATTTGCTCAATACCAGTCTTGTCCAGCTTGCCACGCTCGCGGCGCTCTCATCGGTGTCCACTGCAACCATCGCCTGTCCCGCACTGGACATGGTGGCGGGCGGCACCGTCGTGGAAGTGACCGATGGCGACACCATCGTGCTCAATGACGGCCGGGTGGTGCGCATGATCGGCACCCAGGCACCAAAACTGCCACTGGGCCGCGATGGCTTTGACACCTGGCCAATGGGTCCCGAGGCCAAGGCCGCCCTCGAGGTCATGGTGCTCAACAAGACGGTGCAGCTGGGTTATGGCGGTGAAAAGATCGACCGCTATGACCGCCAGCTGGCCCATGTCTTCGTCGACACGCCGGACGGGCCCACCTGGGCCCAGCACGCCATGGTCGCCATGGGACTGGCCCGCGTCTATTCCTTCCCAGACAACCGTCAATGTCTCGATTTGTTGTTCGCTGCCGAGGGCCGCGCCCGTCTGTCTGGCCTTGGCATCTGGCGCGATCCCTATTACAGCGTGCGTGCGGCGGACGCGCCTGGTGACCTGCTCACCAAGGCGGGCCATTACGAACTTGTCGAAGGCAGAATTCTGCACGCCGAGCATCGCGGCGGGCGGGCTTACCTCAATTTTGGCCGGATCTGGAAGCAAGACTTCACCGCCGTGATTGAAGCGCCCGGGTTGAAACTGTTCAAGGCGGCCGGCGTTGATCCGCTGGTGCTCGAAGGGGCGTTCGTGCGCATACGAGGATGGGTGGATGACCGGGATGGTCCACGCATCGAGATCACCCATCCCGAACAGCTTGAGGTTCTGGCGACACGATGA